A genomic region of Terriglobales bacterium contains the following coding sequences:
- a CDS encoding pyridoxamine 5'-phosphate oxidase family protein yields MTITERTQLRRLPKRGAHDPETIRAILDASFLAHVGFNVEGQPFVIPTLFGREEDKLFMHGSAASRMLRHLETGVQACVNVTIVDGLVLARSAFHHSMNYRSVVAFGTALKIEGREEKNHALRRISEHLIRGRWENVRQPTDQELKATSVLEFSIEEASAKIRTGPPADDEEDYALSMWAGVLPLRLVAESPIPDSRLADGIPVPEYVSRYRKS; encoded by the coding sequence ATGACGATTACCGAACGAACGCAGCTTAGACGATTACCAAAACGTGGCGCTCATGATCCAGAAACCATTCGAGCAATTCTGGATGCTTCCTTTTTAGCACACGTCGGGTTCAATGTGGAAGGCCAGCCATTCGTAATTCCCACGCTCTTTGGAAGGGAAGAGGACAAGCTCTTTATGCATGGCTCGGCGGCAAGCCGGATGCTTCGTCATCTGGAGACAGGTGTCCAGGCGTGCGTGAACGTCACCATCGTCGACGGACTTGTGCTGGCGCGTTCTGCCTTTCATCACTCGATGAACTATCGTTCGGTGGTTGCATTCGGGACGGCACTCAAGATCGAAGGGCGCGAAGAAAAGAATCATGCGCTGCGGAGGATTTCGGAACACTTGATTCGCGGCAGATGGGAAAATGTTCGCCAGCCTACGGATCAGGAATTGAAAGCTACGTCCGTACTGGAATTTTCGATCGAAGAAGCTTCGGCCAAGATCCGGACCGGACCTCCCGCCGATGATGAAGAAGATTACGCGTTGTCGATGTGGGCGGGTGTGTTGCCGCTCAGGCTTGTCGCGGAATCGCCGATTCCCGATTCGAGACTCGCAGATGGTATTCCGGTTCCTGAGTACGTGAGCCGATACAGAAAAAGCTAG